In a single window of the Acidobacteriota bacterium genome:
- a CDS encoding OmpH family outer membrane protein has translation MKRFAFLVFSLVFAAVIAVPVFGQGAAAPAQQKIGWINSAAWGAEEGGITKYINAAKALNTEFRPKQVALEDLDKKIKAIAEDLRKMSSNPAVPVDQRAAAAKQAEGEKLQREFEFMQKNAQADFERRSGEVLGPIEDEINAGIREYAKANGYTIILDLAALAQAGAILAFDPAADITKTFITYFNGRAGGSATRTPTR, from the coding sequence ATGAAAAGATTTGCTTTTTTAGTTTTTAGCCTTGTTTTTGCGGCAGTGATCGCAGTTCCCGTTTTCGGACAGGGCGCCGCCGCACCCGCACAGCAAAAGATCGGCTGGATCAATTCGGCCGCTTGGGGTGCTGAAGAAGGCGGCATCACCAAATATATCAACGCCGCCAAGGCGCTGAACACCGAGTTCCGTCCGAAGCAGGTCGCTTTGGAAGACCTCGACAAAAAGATCAAGGCCATCGCTGAAGACCTCAGAAAAATGTCATCGAATCCGGCCGTTCCCGTTGACCAGCGTGCCGCCGCAGCCAAACAGGCTGAGGGCGAAAAGCTGCAGCGTGAGTTCGAGTTCATGCAGAAGAACGCTCAGGCTGATTTCGAACGCCGCAGCGGCGAGGTTCTCGGCCCGATCGAGGACGAGATCAACGCGGGCATTCGCGAGTACGCTAAGGCAAACGGTTACACGATAATCCTTGACCTCGCGGCACTGGCACAGGCCGGTGCGATCCTCGCGTTCGACCCCGCGGCCGATATCACGAAAACGTTCATCACGTATTTCAACGGACGTGCGGGCGGTTCCGCCACGCGGACGCCGACGCGCTAG